CGCGGCCAGCGCGGCCACGGTGGATTTGCCGGAACCGGATGGGCCCACCAGCGCGGTGACGCCGCCGGCGGGGATGGTGGCACTCACCCCGACGACGGCCGGGTTGCCGGGATCGTAGGCGAACGTGACATCCGCGAACTCCACCGCATTGCCGTCCGGCCGGACCGGGGCGTCGGCGACCGGCAGCTCGTCGGCGTCGAGTATCTCGCAGATGCGGCGGGCCGCGTCCATCGCCTGCTCGAGCGCACGGTTGCTCGCCGCCACCGTCTGCATGGCCGCGGGCAACAGCATCGCGATGATGGTCACGACCAGCAGATCGGAGGGCCGGCTCCACCCGGCATGGACGAACCACAGGCCGAAGGCGACCTCGATGACGCCGGCCGTCGCCGCGGACAAGAAGACCACCGCGACCGAATGGGCGCGCATCTGCGGGCGGATCATGTCGGCGAACTCGCGGAGGAAGCTCTCGGGTTCTTCGGTGAACCGGCGCGACCCCTGGCCCGCCTTGCCGAAGATCTTCAAAACGGCGATGCCGTTGACGTATTCGACGATGGTCTCCGACACCCCGGCGAGCCCTTCATGGATCCTGTCCATCACCTGGGCGTTCGACCGGGGCGCCAGTGCGGCGTAGACGACGGCGTACAGCACCGCGGGAACCACCGCCACCAGGCCCAGGCGCCAGTCCAGGATGAAACACACCACCAGGCTCGCCAAGGGAGTGCACACGCCGGCGACGAGCTCGACGATGGTGTGCGCGACGAGCTGATGCAGCGAGTCCACGTCATTTTGGATCAACTGGCGGACGCGGCCCGATGATCGCTCGTCGAACCAGCCGAGGGGCAGCCGCGCCAGCTTCGCCGCCAACCCGAGGCGCAGACGCGCCTGAAGGTCGACGTCCGCGATGTGGGAAATCAGCAGGGCGACCGCGCCGAGCGCGATCGACGACCCCAACGCGATGAGGAACAGGAAAAGCGGCCCCTTCGAGGCATCCCAGTCCGCACCGCCGCTCACCAGCCTGACCGCGAGCTCCGCCAGCGCGAGGAACTGCACCGCGGACAGCACCGAGCCGAGGACCTGCAGCACCACCGCCACCACGATCCACGGCATGACCGGTTCGATGGTGCGCAGGGTGACCGCACCCGCCGATGCCGCGTCTTCCCTCTGCCCGGTTCTCTGCTCCTCCTGCACCCGCTCGGCCGTCGCCGCTTCAGGCGTGCTCATGGAAGAACCCCCTTCATCTGTCGTTCATCGTTTCGAGTCATGTCGTCGACGTTTCTTCCGCCGACGGATTGGTGCCGCACCGTGCGCGATGACGCCACGCAAGCTTCGACCGCCCGACGCCCCCAATGATCGGCGGCAGCGCCACCGGCATGGCCGAGGCAGACTTGCCGCACCTCATCCCCTTCGGAGGAAACACCCATTGCCCGCATAGTAAGGTGAGGCTACCTTCGCCTCCATAGGTCGCACAACGCCCGGATTCGCGAAAGCGCCCACCATCCGGAAAGCCAACCAACAATTCCCAGGGGCCAACTCCGCCCCACTCCGCGTTTCAATTTTCATTGCGTTCCCCACGAATACGACAATCCCGGAAAGGAAGTTCATGCACTCCAGATGGATCACGGCCGTAGTGGCACTATCGGCCGCCATAATGACGCTGGACATGACCGTCGTCACCATTGCGCTGCCCGACATCACCGGAGACCTATCGGCCAACCTCTCGGATGCGCAGTGGATCGTCAACGGCTACGTCCTCGTCTTCGCCGCGCTCCTGCTGGGGGTCGGGGCATTGTCCGATCACATGCCCCGTCACCGCCTCTTCATCGCAGGGCACGTCATCTTCGGCGTCGCTTCGTTGCTTTGCGCCGCCGCGCCCACCACCGACTGGCTGATCTTCGGTCGCGTCGTCCAGGCGATCGGCGCCACCATGGTCTTCGCCACCTGCATGCCGATCATCGCCGACGCCCACGTGGGCGACGAGGCCGGCCGCGCCCGCGCCGTGGGCGCATTCATGGCCGCCGGTGCCGGCGCCGCAGCCCTGGGCCCCCTGTTCGGAGGCCTCGTCGTCGGCGGTGGCGGTTGGCGCTGGATCTTCGCCATCAACCTGCCCGTGAGCCTCATCGCCATCGTCGCCATGGTGCTCATCGGCCGGCACTCCCCCGACACGCCCCGCAACTCCGCGAAAGTCTCGTGGTCGTCCACCGTTCTCGTCGCCATGGGGCTGTTCGCCCTGAACTACGCGCTCGTGTCCGGCCCGAAG
This genomic stretch from Corynebacterium hansenii harbors:
- a CDS encoding ABC transporter ATP-binding protein; amino-acid sequence: MSTPEAATAERVQEEQRTGQREDAASAGAVTLRTIEPVMPWIVVAVVLQVLGSVLSAVQFLALAELAVRLVSGGADWDASKGPLFLFLIALGSSIALGAVALLISHIADVDLQARLRLGLAAKLARLPLGWFDERSSGRVRQLIQNDVDSLHQLVAHTIVELVAGVCTPLASLVVCFILDWRLGLVAVVPAVLYAVVYAALAPRSNAQVMDRIHEGLAGVSETIVEYVNGIAVLKIFGKAGQGSRRFTEEPESFLREFADMIRPQMRAHSVAVVFLSAATAGVIEVAFGLWFVHAGWSRPSDLLVVTIIAMLLPAAMQTVAASNRALEQAMDAARRICEILDADELPVADAPVRPDGNAVEFADVTFAYDPGNPAVVGVSATIPAGGVTALVGPSGSGKSTVAALAARFRDPDSGTVRIGGVDVRDIDPEVMRRTVGTVFQDPQLLSISIADNIRLAVPDATDDQVRDAARAANIHDRIEELPRGYDSVVGQDARLSGGEAQRVAIARTLLADTPVLVLDEATSATDPESEAAVQEGLNRLTAGRAVLVIAHRLTTVKDADRILVMDGGRLVEQGTHDELLAEDGLYARMWKDME